From Microbacterium sp. YJN-G, a single genomic window includes:
- a CDS encoding carbohydrate ABC transporter permease encodes MTMLTTRRVTRRGRPGLEPAGGYWGYLLPGAIGFAAVVLVPFGMNVYLSFTRFRGVGTPQFIGLDNYTRLLADPTFWTSFVNSLVFIVAMAIIPTAIGVLVAALLFDFISPRFGARTSSLLRGMFYLPQILPIAVAGVLWKWMYQPEYGILNSILDTVGLGALRQNWLGDSDVAIYAVINVLIWLQIGYTVVIFMAGLSRVDPALHEAAELDGAGWITRFRVITLNQLRPEIAVVIITTSVAALKVFAPIFVLTRGGPGTSTMVPAYFSFYNFFTTTQVGYGAAVATVLALVVTVLAVSLLLFQTRNAEGFEK; translated from the coding sequence ATGACCATGCTGACCACCCGACGCGTCACAAGACGCGGCCGACCCGGGCTCGAACCCGCCGGCGGGTACTGGGGCTACCTCCTGCCCGGAGCCATCGGCTTCGCCGCCGTCGTACTCGTCCCCTTCGGGATGAACGTCTACCTGAGCTTCACGCGCTTCCGCGGCGTCGGTACTCCCCAGTTCATCGGCCTCGACAACTACACCCGGCTCCTTGCCGACCCCACCTTCTGGACCTCATTCGTCAACAGTCTCGTCTTCATCGTGGCGATGGCGATCATCCCGACCGCTATCGGCGTCCTCGTCGCTGCACTGCTGTTCGACTTCATCTCGCCCCGCTTCGGGGCCCGCACCTCAAGCCTGCTGCGCGGCATGTTCTACCTGCCGCAGATCCTCCCCATCGCCGTCGCCGGTGTGCTGTGGAAGTGGATGTATCAGCCGGAGTACGGCATTCTCAACAGCATCCTCGACACGGTCGGTCTCGGTGCGCTTCGGCAGAACTGGCTCGGAGACTCCGATGTGGCGATCTACGCCGTGATCAACGTGCTGATCTGGCTTCAGATCGGATACACGGTCGTCATCTTCATGGCAGGTCTCTCGCGCGTCGACCCCGCGCTGCACGAAGCGGCCGAACTCGACGGGGCCGGATGGATCACCCGCTTCCGCGTCATCACCCTCAACCAGCTGCGTCCTGAAATCGCGGTGGTGATCATCACCACGAGCGTGGCAGCCCTGAAGGTCTTCGCCCCCATCTTCGTCCTCACCCGCGGAGGGCCGGGAACGAGCACCATGGTGCCGGCGTACTTCTCGTTCTACAACTTCTTCACCACCACCCAGGTCGGCTACGGCGCCGCTGTCGCCACAGTCCTGGCGCTCGTGGTGACCGTCCTCGCCGTCAGCCTGCTGCTGTTCCAGACGCGGAACGCCGAAGGGTTCGAGAAATGA
- a CDS encoding ABC transporter substrate-binding protein: MFSSKTTSRTAAIAGVAVTAALALSSCSGAEGGAGQADGETLKVWWWENEDSALSTAWNRAIEIFEEEHPDVTVEFELKTYEQMQQSGQLLLDSDDAPDVLEYLKGNATAGLVSQAGLLTDLTGVADERGWDLDGSVQDVGLYEDGLMGSGQRYGVTNYGEYVPMWFNKDLFEEYDLQVPSSLDELETAMQTFVDNDITPLALGSADYPGPHLLYALALSQMDQDSLAAYQRFDGEVDWAAWEFAAETVADWTERGFISTDSTGIPAQDAGNAFVAGSYPMFFSGTWWAGSFVDDITEFEFDQFLFPGNDLTPGSGGNLWVVPEKADNKELAYDFIEITMSEEIQNLLGDEGQVPVAADVEAIGSPVGQLVLGRFAELEASADGGLAWYPDWPVPGLNDILIQNNTELVQGTKTPEQVVDGIRTAYDQGRADAGM; this comes from the coding sequence GTGTTCAGCAGTAAGACCACGAGTAGGACAGCAGCCATCGCGGGCGTTGCCGTTACGGCGGCTCTGGCGCTGAGTAGTTGCTCAGGCGCAGAGGGGGGCGCGGGCCAGGCCGATGGCGAGACCCTGAAGGTCTGGTGGTGGGAGAACGAGGACTCTGCTCTTTCGACCGCATGGAACCGCGCCATCGAGATCTTCGAGGAGGAGCATCCCGACGTCACGGTGGAGTTCGAGCTGAAGACCTACGAGCAGATGCAGCAGTCTGGGCAGCTGCTTCTGGATTCCGACGACGCTCCCGACGTGCTGGAGTACCTCAAGGGGAACGCCACCGCCGGTCTGGTCTCGCAGGCCGGTCTGCTCACGGACCTCACCGGCGTGGCCGATGAGCGGGGCTGGGACCTCGACGGCTCCGTGCAGGATGTGGGGCTCTACGAGGACGGGCTCATGGGCTCGGGTCAGCGATACGGGGTGACCAACTACGGCGAGTACGTCCCGATGTGGTTCAACAAGGACCTCTTCGAGGAGTACGACCTGCAGGTCCCCTCGTCGCTGGACGAGCTCGAAACCGCCATGCAGACCTTTGTCGACAACGACATCACGCCGCTGGCTCTCGGTTCGGCAGACTACCCGGGCCCGCACCTGCTGTATGCCCTCGCCCTCAGCCAGATGGATCAGGATTCTCTCGCCGCCTACCAGCGCTTCGACGGCGAAGTCGACTGGGCCGCGTGGGAGTTCGCCGCCGAGACCGTTGCCGACTGGACCGAACGCGGATTCATCAGCACCGATTCCACCGGCATCCCGGCCCAAGATGCGGGCAACGCTTTCGTGGCCGGGTCCTACCCGATGTTCTTCTCGGGCACGTGGTGGGCCGGGTCGTTCGTCGACGACATCACCGAGTTCGAGTTCGACCAGTTCCTCTTCCCGGGCAACGATCTGACCCCCGGCTCCGGCGGCAACCTCTGGGTCGTTCCCGAGAAGGCCGACAACAAGGAACTGGCCTACGACTTCATTGAGATCACGATGAGCGAAGAGATCCAGAACCTCCTCGGTGACGAAGGGCAGGTCCCCGTCGCGGCGGACGTCGAGGCGATCGGGTCCCCCGTCGGGCAGCTCGTGCTGGGGCGCTTCGCCGAACTCGAGGCGAGTGCCGATGGCGGCCTCGCCTGGTATCCCGACTGGCCGGTTCCGGGACTCAACGACATCCTCATCCAGAACAACACCGAGCTCGTGCAGGGGACGAAGACGCCTGAGCAGGTCGTCGACGGCATCCGGACCGCGTACGACCAGGGACGCGCTGACGCGGGAATGTGA
- a CDS encoding glucodextranase DOMON-like domain-containing protein, producing the protein MNRTPLAKWGVVGIAALLGSLLTAVAPAAASSMDPLTTWGHENAVATTEPIADDQVRQSPFYDAAVTVVAEPATAHDSFVYMSVPRSGKDKLGYTEEDGAEFSSAADLTMSWSSFEYAADVWVDVTLTTGQTITSADEVTIRPTDLGLEKELVDASTIRVKVPFVEDGLRFSVEFDPQLITAYNDMSGTSGALTTESEGNRAIHTEPQNSMMIFANPALTGAEAERLIPTEQSGTIHRPEPGLVNDLGGIEEEILYFGPGTYYMGPDYHAVLPESVRWVYLAPGAYVKGAFRFLHDTQSEYKVTGLGVLSGEQYVYEPDTTNGYQHNVNENCHVDCVKMLQFESSNTGQSLDLQGITINEPPYHSFVVYAHDGATEIPVRDFQMDVENYKQVGSWYWQTDGIELYPGGRMDSTFFHANDDVLKMYHSDVQIEDTVIWKNENGPVIQWGWTPRDIDGVSVTNTDIIHNRMYWKDVKYNTCVFNSSTHYEDMGATDRANPDTTVRNMTFTDTRVEGALNCGIRIFALSETENINIEDFAVDEWNDLDLGSQASLLKRHSDRTGTKVTIGNEMSDGNGIRLYNYTVGGVSVLKAGDNWASDELGRLDFDGDTWESWNATSDDQPIGSAPALDIEGLADGSVATSRDVVVRGTTDADTVTVRVNGVEATGEITDGAFAVAITLPAITNRIVITATAENGVMTVERRTITALGERIGQITDPAGDDDGPGSYTYPTDSAFNPGSFDLTALEVYRDGDTIRFVTSTEGAINNPWGGDGMSTQRLNIYLRDGRSSETTSLLPGTNMSAEGAWKYAIVADGRYESSRFGGGVYAPDQQRIGAVDLDVDPSGKIIASVPAALLADVDLQNVGYQVSMFSGAEEGEGVGNIRPVYSAECAQAVGCPWFVGPYRVGGGAGEWTDALDSRDTDTSDSNALDIMSGEAPQSRVMDWTRGPVIAPYVKLDSAEVIVDVDVEAATTKTKSTRTLSLTITNNGDTSVALDLRTAFDAFDLGDLAPGVTETYDVEFSRPGLPPRSTVLTAEAPGGTVEEVPVPVTVSAAQASTVR; encoded by the coding sequence ATGAACCGCACACCCCTGGCGAAGTGGGGAGTGGTCGGCATCGCCGCGCTCCTCGGCTCGCTGCTCACAGCCGTAGCGCCCGCTGCCGCATCATCTATGGACCCGTTGACGACGTGGGGGCACGAGAATGCCGTGGCCACGACCGAGCCGATCGCCGACGATCAGGTGCGGCAGTCGCCGTTCTACGACGCTGCTGTCACCGTCGTTGCAGAGCCGGCGACCGCGCACGACTCGTTCGTGTACATGAGCGTTCCCCGCAGCGGCAAGGACAAGCTCGGCTACACCGAAGAGGATGGCGCCGAATTCTCCTCAGCCGCTGATCTCACCATGAGCTGGTCCAGCTTCGAGTACGCCGCCGACGTGTGGGTCGATGTCACCCTCACCACCGGACAGACAATCACCTCCGCAGACGAGGTCACGATCCGTCCCACCGATCTGGGGCTTGAGAAGGAGCTCGTGGACGCATCCACGATCCGAGTCAAGGTTCCCTTCGTCGAGGATGGGCTGCGCTTCTCTGTCGAGTTCGACCCGCAGCTGATCACCGCATACAACGACATGAGCGGCACCAGCGGAGCACTCACCACCGAATCCGAAGGCAACCGGGCGATCCACACCGAGCCTCAGAACTCGATGATGATCTTCGCGAACCCCGCACTCACCGGAGCCGAAGCCGAGCGGCTCATCCCTACGGAGCAGTCGGGAACCATTCACCGCCCTGAGCCCGGACTGGTGAATGACCTGGGCGGTATCGAAGAGGAGATCCTCTACTTCGGCCCCGGCACGTACTACATGGGACCCGATTATCACGCCGTCCTCCCCGAGAGCGTGAGGTGGGTGTACCTCGCGCCCGGCGCCTACGTGAAAGGCGCCTTCAGGTTCCTTCACGACACCCAAAGCGAGTACAAGGTGACGGGGCTCGGCGTCCTCTCCGGCGAGCAGTACGTCTACGAGCCGGACACCACGAACGGCTACCAGCACAACGTCAACGAGAACTGCCACGTCGACTGCGTGAAGATGCTCCAGTTCGAGTCCTCGAACACGGGTCAGTCGCTGGACCTGCAGGGAATCACGATCAACGAGCCGCCCTATCACTCGTTCGTCGTCTACGCCCATGACGGCGCCACCGAGATCCCCGTGCGCGACTTTCAGATGGACGTCGAGAACTACAAGCAGGTGGGCAGCTGGTACTGGCAGACCGACGGCATCGAGCTGTACCCCGGCGGCCGCATGGACAGCACCTTCTTCCACGCCAACGACGACGTGCTGAAGATGTACCACAGCGACGTTCAGATCGAAGACACCGTGATCTGGAAGAACGAGAACGGCCCTGTCATCCAGTGGGGCTGGACCCCGCGCGACATCGACGGCGTCTCCGTAACCAATACCGACATCATCCACAACCGCATGTACTGGAAGGACGTGAAGTACAACACCTGCGTGTTCAACTCCTCCACCCACTACGAGGACATGGGGGCCACCGACAGGGCAAACCCCGACACGACAGTCCGGAACATGACCTTCACCGACACTCGCGTCGAAGGTGCGCTCAACTGCGGCATCCGGATCTTCGCGCTGTCCGAGACGGAGAACATCAACATCGAGGACTTCGCCGTCGACGAATGGAATGATCTCGACCTCGGGTCGCAGGCCAGCCTGTTGAAGCGGCACTCCGACCGCACCGGCACCAAGGTGACCATCGGGAACGAGATGTCAGACGGTAACGGCATCCGTCTTTACAACTACACCGTCGGTGGCGTGTCCGTCCTGAAAGCCGGGGACAACTGGGCCAGTGACGAGCTCGGACGGCTGGACTTCGACGGCGACACCTGGGAAAGCTGGAACGCCACCAGCGACGATCAGCCGATCGGGTCCGCGCCCGCACTCGATATCGAAGGGCTCGCTGACGGGTCCGTCGCTACCTCACGCGACGTCGTCGTCCGCGGAACCACCGATGCCGACACCGTCACCGTGCGCGTCAACGGCGTCGAAGCGACCGGCGAGATCACGGACGGAGCCTTTGCGGTCGCCATCACTCTGCCGGCGATCACCAACCGGATCGTGATCACTGCCACCGCCGAGAACGGGGTGATGACGGTCGAGCGGCGTACCATCACCGCCCTCGGAGAGCGGATCGGTCAGATCACGGACCCCGCCGGCGACGACGATGGGCCGGGCAGCTACACCTATCCCACGGACAGCGCCTTCAACCCAGGCAGCTTCGACCTGACCGCACTCGAGGTCTACCGCGACGGGGACACCATCCGATTCGTCACTTCCACCGAAGGAGCGATCAACAACCCCTGGGGTGGCGACGGCATGAGCACCCAGCGGCTGAACATCTACCTCCGCGACGGGCGATCGTCAGAGACGACCTCGCTCCTTCCAGGGACCAACATGTCTGCTGAGGGCGCATGGAAGTACGCCATCGTCGCGGACGGACGGTACGAGTCGTCCAGGTTCGGCGGGGGAGTTTATGCACCCGACCAGCAACGGATCGGCGCCGTGGATCTGGATGTCGACCCGTCAGGGAAGATCATCGCGTCGGTGCCCGCCGCGCTGCTCGCCGACGTCGACCTGCAGAACGTCGGCTACCAGGTTTCGATGTTCAGTGGCGCCGAGGAAGGTGAAGGCGTCGGCAACATCCGCCCCGTCTACAGCGCAGAGTGCGCACAGGCGGTGGGATGCCCCTGGTTCGTGGGACCGTACCGCGTTGGTGGAGGTGCCGGCGAATGGACCGATGCACTCGACTCCCGCGACACCGACACGAGCGATTCGAACGCGCTTGACATCATGTCCGGTGAGGCGCCGCAGTCCCGCGTCATGGACTGGACGCGAGGACCCGTGATCGCTCCCTACGTCAAGCTCGACAGTGCAGAGGTGATCGTCGACGTGGACGTCGAGGCGGCGACGACGAAGACCAAGAGCACCCGCACGCTGTCACTCACCATCACCAACAACGGTGACACCAGCGTGGCCCTCGATCTGCGCACCGCCTTCGACGCGTTCGATCTCGGCGACCTCGCGCCCGGCGTCACCGAGACCTACGACGTCGAATTCAGTCGTCCCGGGCTGCCGCCGCGTTCGACTGTTCTCACCGCCGAGGCGCCCGGAGGGACCGTGGAAGAGGTGCCTGTGCCGGTCACTGTCTCCGCTGCGCAAGCGAGCACGGTCCGCTAG
- a CDS encoding Fic family protein, giving the protein MINGPASWPPHDVETLPWRQQVRGGIREDRMMRSVDATIPPFIRELDYVPPLPVMLDTEKALLAVAQADTDAEGRSAALSRFMVRSESTASSKIERINASARDYARALAGNKSNLSATSMVAASAALHELVTTVGETGHFDLDSLLNAHRALMANDPMEADYAGRLRDMQNWIRGSDHSPRGALHVPPAPERVEELMDDLIAYLNRDDVPVMTQAAIGHAQFESIHAFTDGNGRIGRALVAAVLRRRGVTRNAVIPLASGLLAERDAYFAALGVYRQGDPAPLIRLFARSARAAAECSRDIIARLKAMPEEWAVELKPRAGSAAAALIHAFYDHPVMRADDIEAVAGSTTAGYRAIDQLVNAGFIEEITGRKKDRVWAASEVMAELDDLDRRIQAAMNEVNHS; this is encoded by the coding sequence ATGATCAATGGTCCCGCCTCCTGGCCGCCCCACGACGTCGAGACCCTGCCATGGCGACAGCAGGTCCGCGGCGGCATCCGTGAGGACCGGATGATGCGCTCCGTCGACGCAACCATCCCACCGTTCATCCGCGAGCTCGACTACGTGCCGCCGCTTCCGGTGATGCTCGACACGGAGAAGGCGCTGCTCGCAGTCGCTCAGGCCGACACGGATGCCGAGGGTCGCTCTGCCGCCCTGAGCCGCTTCATGGTCCGCTCCGAGTCCACCGCGTCGTCCAAGATCGAGCGGATCAACGCGTCCGCCCGCGACTATGCCAGGGCCCTCGCAGGCAACAAGAGCAACCTGTCGGCCACCAGCATGGTCGCCGCCTCCGCAGCCCTCCACGAGCTGGTCACCACCGTCGGCGAGACCGGACACTTCGACCTCGACTCGCTCCTGAACGCGCACCGTGCGCTCATGGCCAATGACCCGATGGAAGCCGACTACGCCGGGCGGCTGCGCGACATGCAGAACTGGATCCGCGGCAGCGACCACTCCCCGCGCGGCGCCCTCCACGTCCCCCCTGCGCCCGAGCGAGTCGAAGAGCTCATGGACGATCTGATCGCCTATCTGAACCGGGACGACGTTCCCGTGATGACGCAGGCTGCGATCGGTCACGCCCAGTTCGAGTCCATCCATGCCTTCACCGACGGCAACGGCCGCATCGGCCGCGCCCTCGTCGCCGCCGTACTGCGTCGCCGGGGGGTTACACGCAACGCCGTCATTCCCCTCGCCAGCGGGCTGCTCGCCGAGCGCGACGCCTACTTCGCCGCGCTCGGCGTCTACCGCCAGGGCGACCCGGCCCCGCTCATCCGCCTGTTCGCCCGGTCCGCCCGCGCGGCCGCCGAATGCTCCCGTGACATCATCGCCCGCTTGAAGGCGATGCCCGAGGAGTGGGCAGTCGAGCTGAAGCCGCGCGCAGGATCCGCTGCGGCCGCCCTCATCCATGCGTTCTACGACCACCCCGTCATGCGAGCCGATGACATCGAAGCTGTCGCCGGTTCCACCACGGCCGGATACCGTGCGATCGACCAGCTCGTCAACGCCGGCTTCATCGAGGAGATCACCGGCCGCAAGAAGGATCGTGTCTGGGCGGCGTCCGAGGTGATGGCCGAGCTCGACGACCTCGACCGCCGGATCCAGGCAGCCATGAATGAGGTGAACCACAGCTGA
- a CDS encoding ATP-binding protein — MRDALDNPFSPGSDTIPEVWAGRTEQLSDWRDVVRPRRLAGLAERGRTILGEPGLGKSTLVRRIAQEASRAGDWVTPQLRIPAGSDPLKLVADAVLKLADAAGLAASREKRIGDAISRVQAVAASGISLTLRGVDGPEPYSALTELLIEVGVAAVSRGQVMALIHIDEIQNITDEKALSQLLIALGDALTHEIEVNVPGGARVSRSLPIAVYLTGLPDFEDMAGARKGATFARRFKTTTLSAIDDEDLAEALQEFVLEGWEVPDGGGTTHVRMDPDAAAAIVDLCRGEPFLFQLAGEQAWYAGTSQTISADQVRQGWRGAQREATAHVERILERLPARERQLLQAMAELPAAERTLTRIAEAMGFKKVTDAGPTAQRLDTVRGIIDRGKPYSFRHRAVEAYLTSDWPNV; from the coding sequence ATGCGCGATGCTCTCGACAACCCTTTCAGCCCCGGCTCCGACACTATCCCGGAGGTCTGGGCAGGACGCACTGAACAGCTGAGCGACTGGCGCGATGTCGTCCGCCCCCGCCGCCTTGCCGGTCTCGCTGAGCGAGGCCGGACGATCCTCGGTGAGCCGGGGCTCGGCAAGTCCACTCTCGTGCGACGGATCGCGCAGGAGGCATCGCGCGCCGGTGACTGGGTCACCCCGCAGCTGCGCATCCCGGCCGGCAGTGATCCGCTCAAGCTCGTCGCAGACGCCGTACTGAAGCTCGCCGATGCCGCAGGGCTTGCTGCCTCGCGCGAGAAGCGCATCGGTGACGCGATCTCCCGCGTGCAGGCCGTGGCTGCCTCCGGCATCTCGCTCACCCTCCGCGGCGTCGACGGACCTGAGCCGTATTCCGCTCTCACGGAGCTGCTGATCGAGGTCGGTGTCGCTGCTGTTTCTCGCGGTCAGGTCATGGCGCTCATCCACATCGACGAGATCCAGAACATCACCGACGAGAAGGCGCTTTCGCAGCTGCTCATCGCCCTCGGCGACGCCCTCACGCACGAGATCGAGGTCAACGTGCCCGGCGGCGCCCGCGTCAGCCGCTCGCTGCCCATCGCGGTCTACCTCACGGGTCTGCCCGACTTCGAGGACATGGCCGGCGCCCGCAAAGGCGCCACCTTCGCCCGACGATTCAAGACCACCACACTCTCTGCGATCGACGACGAGGACCTCGCCGAGGCACTTCAGGAGTTCGTCCTCGAGGGCTGGGAGGTCCCGGACGGCGGCGGCACCACGCACGTCCGCATGGACCCCGATGCGGCAGCTGCGATCGTCGACCTCTGCCGCGGCGAGCCGTTCCTGTTCCAGCTCGCCGGCGAACAGGCCTGGTACGCCGGGACCTCGCAGACCATCAGCGCGGACCAGGTGCGCCAGGGCTGGCGTGGCGCCCAGCGTGAGGCAACCGCGCACGTCGAGCGCATCCTCGAGCGCCTCCCTGCTCGCGAGCGCCAGCTGTTGCAAGCCATGGCGGAGCTGCCGGCCGCCGAGCGCACGCTCACACGCATCGCTGAGGCGATGGGCTTCAAGAAGGTCACCGATGCCGGCCCCACCGCGCAGCGCCTCGACACTGTGCGCGGCATCATCGACCGGGGCAAGCCCTACTCCTTCCGGCATCGCGCTGTGGAGGCATACCTCACCAGCGACTGGCCGAACGTCTGA
- a CDS encoding alpha-glucosidase yields the protein MSLTAPAALATPPTKDWWKSAVVYQVYPRSFADADGDGIGDLRGIISRLDHLQRLGVDVIWLSPVYRSPHADAGYDISDYQAIDPLFGTLDDLDELIGDLHARGMRLVMDLVVNHTSDEHPWFLESRASLDNPKRDWYWWREPRPGHDAGTVGAEPTNWESFFSGPTWTLDPTTGQYYLHLFDRKQPDLNWENPEVRQAVYSMMRWWLDRGVDGFRMDVINLISKDITLPDAEPDPLTGLGDGFPHYSHGPRLHEYLQEMNREVFTGREALLTVGEMPGVSTEEALLATDAARGELNMVFQFEHVGLDHGRNKFDPRPLNAGALADSLTKWQNALAERGWNSLYLSNHDQPRTVSRFGNDRDHWRESATALATMLHLQRGTPFIYQGEEIGMTNGFFPELHTFRDVESLNYFARSGPLGLAAEHVLDGMRRNGRDNARTPVQWDASPHAGFTSGAPWIDVNPNHTWLNARAQYEDPRSVFNYYRHLIALRHEREVVAHGDFARLDLGDPAVFAFERTLGNDRLFVATNLSNEPREVALPDAWLRSTVLLTNMQPSPGARFAPWEARVLAARAD from the coding sequence ATGAGCCTCACCGCGCCTGCCGCACTCGCGACACCCCCGACGAAGGACTGGTGGAAGTCCGCCGTCGTCTACCAGGTCTACCCGAGGAGCTTCGCCGACGCCGACGGCGACGGCATCGGCGACCTGCGCGGGATCATCAGCCGCCTCGACCACCTGCAACGCCTCGGGGTGGACGTCATCTGGCTGTCCCCCGTCTACCGATCGCCACATGCCGATGCGGGCTACGACATCAGCGACTACCAGGCGATCGACCCGCTGTTCGGAACCCTCGACGACCTCGACGAGCTGATCGGCGACCTGCATGCTCGCGGCATGAGGCTGGTCATGGACCTCGTCGTCAACCACACCTCCGACGAGCACCCCTGGTTCCTCGAGTCGCGCGCCTCGCTCGACAACCCCAAGCGGGACTGGTACTGGTGGCGCGAGCCGCGGCCAGGTCATGACGCCGGCACGGTCGGTGCAGAGCCGACCAACTGGGAGTCCTTCTTCTCCGGACCGACCTGGACCCTCGATCCCACGACGGGTCAGTACTACCTGCACCTGTTCGACCGCAAGCAGCCGGATCTCAACTGGGAGAACCCCGAAGTCCGCCAAGCGGTGTACTCGATGATGCGGTGGTGGCTGGATCGTGGCGTCGACGGATTCCGGATGGACGTCATCAACCTCATCTCCAAAGACATCACCCTGCCGGATGCCGAACCCGACCCGCTGACCGGACTCGGCGATGGGTTCCCGCACTACTCCCACGGCCCGCGGTTGCACGAGTACCTCCAGGAGATGAACCGCGAGGTTTTCACCGGACGAGAAGCTCTCCTCACCGTCGGTGAAATGCCGGGGGTGAGCACCGAAGAAGCACTCCTCGCCACGGACGCCGCGCGCGGCGAACTGAACATGGTGTTCCAGTTCGAACACGTCGGCCTGGATCACGGGCGCAACAAGTTCGACCCGCGCCCATTGAACGCGGGTGCTCTCGCGGACTCCTTGACCAAGTGGCAGAACGCGCTGGCAGAACGCGGGTGGAACAGCCTCTACCTGTCCAACCATGATCAGCCGCGCACCGTGTCCCGGTTCGGCAACGACCGCGACCATTGGCGCGAGTCGGCGACGGCCCTGGCGACGATGCTCCACCTCCAGCGCGGCACGCCCTTCATCTACCAGGGCGAGGAGATCGGGATGACCAACGGATTCTTCCCCGAACTCCACACATTCCGTGACGTGGAGAGCCTCAACTACTTCGCCCGGTCCGGCCCGCTCGGACTCGCCGCCGAACACGTGCTCGACGGAATGCGGCGCAACGGACGCGACAACGCGCGCACACCAGTGCAATGGGATGCGTCCCCCCACGCAGGGTTCACCTCCGGTGCGCCGTGGATCGACGTCAACCCCAACCACACGTGGCTCAACGCCCGGGCCCAGTACGAGGATCCCCGCTCCGTATTCAACTACTACCGCCATCTGATCGCGCTCCGTCACGAACGCGAGGTCGTCGCCCACGGCGACTTCGCGCGACTCGACCTGGGAGATCCCGCCGTCTTCGCGTTCGAACGCACCCTTGGCAACGACCGCTTGTTCGTGGCGACCAATCTCTCGAACGAACCGCGAGAGGTCGCGCTACCTGACGCGTGGCTGCGCTCCACAGTCCTCCTCACCAACATGCAACCTTCCCCGGGGGCACGGTTCGCGCCCTGGGAGGCCCGGGTGCTCGCCGCTCGCGCGGACTGA
- a CDS encoding carbohydrate ABC transporter permease has translation MTATSLELATPATVPARTPGKNKRNRTRRGVSAWVVVTVLFGCALLMLFPFWLALINAFKPGAEYIETGPITIPTQLDFTAIVDFWIGVDFNEKLLNSVVISGSVALLAAAISLLSAFAIGIGRIKGRVWVLAVFMLAFTIPQEALVYPLFIVTRELGLYDTQLGVILILAVLQSAFGTYMLSSVLGAFPQEVLEAARIDGATRRQVLWHIVFPLTRPTLAVLVTFFFIWTWNDFFLPLVLLPSAANQTVSVALGALSGQYTSDPTALAAASLAGILPALIFFILFQRTLMRGVNLGAVK, from the coding sequence ATGACCGCCACCAGCTTGGAATTGGCCACTCCCGCCACCGTTCCCGCCCGCACACCGGGCAAGAACAAACGCAACCGCACGCGTCGCGGTGTCAGCGCATGGGTCGTCGTGACCGTTCTGTTCGGCTGCGCCCTGTTGATGCTCTTCCCGTTCTGGCTGGCGCTCATCAACGCGTTCAAGCCCGGCGCGGAGTACATCGAAACCGGCCCGATCACCATTCCGACCCAGCTCGACTTCACGGCCATCGTCGATTTCTGGATTGGCGTCGACTTCAACGAGAAGCTGTTGAACAGCGTGGTGATCAGCGGAAGCGTCGCCCTCCTGGCCGCGGCGATCAGCCTGCTCAGCGCCTTCGCGATCGGCATCGGCCGCATCAAGGGTCGTGTGTGGGTGCTCGCCGTCTTCATGCTCGCATTCACGATCCCGCAAGAAGCGCTCGTCTACCCCCTGTTCATCGTGACCCGCGAGCTGGGCCTCTACGACACCCAGCTCGGCGTGATCCTGATCCTCGCAGTGCTGCAGAGCGCGTTCGGAACCTACATGCTGTCCTCCGTCCTCGGCGCCTTCCCCCAGGAGGTCCTCGAGGCCGCAAGGATCGACGGCGCGACCCGACGCCAGGTGCTATGGCACATCGTCTTCCCGCTGACCCGCCCCACCCTCGCGGTTCTGGTGACGTTCTTCTTCATCTGGACCTGGAACGACTTCTTCCTGCCGCTGGTGCTGCTGCCCAGTGCAGCGAACCAGACCGTGTCGGTCGCGCTCGGTGCGCTGAGCGGTCAATACACCAGCGACCCGACCGCGCTCGCAGCGGCGTCGCTGGCCGGCATCCTGCCCGCCCTGATCTTCTTCATCCTCTTCCAGCGCACGCTGATGCGCGGAGTCAACCTCGGAGCCGTCAAATGA